TCCTTTATGATCTCCCTGGCCACGTTCACCAAGAAGGCGCATAGCGCCAGGTAGCCGGCTAAGCCAATGTGCTCGACGGCTAGGGCACCGTAGAGCGGCGTCGCTCCTGTCAGTCCCGCCACCACGAGGTTTCCAACGAGGGGCAGGGGCTTGAGCTTCCAGGCATAGAGGAACATGGCGGCGTACGCCACGACAGCCAGAATGAATGCCTGGAGGTTTATCAAGTAGGCCAGGAGAAGGCCGACCGCAAAGAGGGACAACGAGTAGTAGAGCGCGACCTTCCTGCCCATCGCACCCCTTGGGAGGGGCCTGTCCGGGCGGTTGATTTTATCTATCTCGTAGTCGAAGTAATCGTTTACCGTGTTCCCCCCCGCGCAGCCAAGGGTGACCACGAGGAAGACGAGCGAAGCTGTCAGCGTGTCGGGGAAGTGCCCAACCGCCACTATCGAACCCAAGAGCCCCACTATTCCAGCCAGGACGCAGTTGTGGGGGCGGGTTATCTCGATGAACGCCTTGAGTTCCATTAGGGCCACCTAATTCGATTAGGCAATCGACTTAAAAATCTTTGCTACAGCTCGTCCCTCGAGAGGAGGCCCAGCTCCTCACCGGTTTCGAGGACCCTCACGCGGCCGAAGCGCAGTTCGACGGCTTTCTCCACGGCTTCCACAGGAAGGGGCGTGAGAACGTGGGCGCGCATCTCGCTGAAGTTTATCCACTTGAGTAGACCCACTCCCAGGCAGAGGCCGTTCCCGTCTATGAATCCAACAAGAAGATTACTCAACCGATCGAAATCAACCGCCTTGAGCACTGCTCTACTGTACTGCCTCGAATGGCCCTCCGACTCGGCCTTCACCACGGTGTAGCGCTCCCCCTTCCAGCCGGCGAGGACGAGCCAGCGGAAGATCGCTGAGATCAGCTCGGTTTCCTCAGGGATTAAGGGCCTTCCCCGGAAGAGCTCCGTACCGCCGGGAGTGATCTCAGTTAAATCGACCTCCACGAGAGTTGAACCTGCGAAGTAGGCCTTCCACTTCTCCCTCCTGACTTCCCTGCGCTCCTCGCGGGAGTGCTCCCTCGCCTTGGAACTAACCTTAAGGGTCACCGTTTCCCCGTAAGGTGCGAGCGCATTCTTGAGGTCGTTAAGCTCGCCTTCCCTCTCCAGAAAGACGATGACGTCTGGCCTAACCAGCTCGGCCTTGAGGCGCTTCATGTCGAACCCTGGTCCAGTAACGAAGCCGGTCGTGTCGATTAGGACTACATCGGCCCTCTCCGCGGCGATGTCGGAGAGGCGCTTTACAGCGACTGCCATCTCGCCGATGTACTGGCCCGGGGAAGTTGTGCCGATGAAGTAGTGGGCCTCACCGCTCAGCTCGCTCGGGCTGGAGAACGGGCCGTCCGGAAAGGCCAGGCTGACCGTTGCGGGGGGAAGGATCCCCTTCTGGCCGACGTCACTGTCCACAACAGCGACCCTAAGGCCCCTCTCAATCAGGCCGTTGGCGAGAAAGGTGAGAAGGGTCGTCTTCCCGCTGTCCGTTCCACCGATGAGCATCACCTTAACCGGCCCAGTCCTTGAGGAGAGCCCATCGAGAAGGGTCAGGCGATCCTCCGGGACATCTGTTGTGTAGGCCGCCTTGTTCATGGGAATGGGTTGGAGAGGGAGATTAAAAATCTAACGCGCCACCTCCGCGCGAAGTACAATGAAAAAACTTATAAAAGATTCGGCGCGCCCTGATTATAGGCCAGTGAAAATTTGACATTGGCCCGAAAATAGTTGATTTAATAAAGTGTAAATGCAAATCATGCAAAGGAGGTTTAAAAATGGAGGAAAAGCCCACCCTTACCCCGAGGCAGATCAAGCTGCTCAGGAAGTTCTACGAGGAGGGCAGGACCATCGAAGTCCACACCGTTGAGAAGACCCAGGACGAGCTCGCGGAAGAGCTGGGCATAACCAGGCAGGCCCTGAGCAACCACCTCAAGGTCCTCAAGGAGCTCGGCTACATAAGGACTGGCAGAGGATTCATAGACCTGACCGACAAGGCTCTTGATCTGCTCGGAGAGAAGAAGGGTGACGTGTTCGTCTTCGTGAGGATCGAGCCCACCAAGAGGAGGCAGGTTTACGAGGCCATAAAGAGGCTCAAGATAAAGAAGATATACCGCGTCACTGGTGACATAGACCTCATCGTCGAGGCCGACAAGACGAGGCTCGACGAGATACTCGAGGAGATATCAGCGCTCGACGGAGTCAAGGAGACCATCACCCACATCGTCCTCGAGGTTCTCTGAGCTTTCCCGGGGCTTTTTGCCCTCCCTCAGCTTCTTCTCCATCAGCAGTCTGAGTTCGGTGAGGTTCTTTCCGAACTTGGCCGAGATCGGAACGAAGGTTTCGGGGATTTCGCCGTAGGGAACCCCGAACTTTTCAGCCAGGAAGTTTATGGTGGCGTTCAGGTTCTTTATCTTGTCCATCTTATTGACTGCCACTATTGTAGGAATACCCAGCTCCCGGAGGAAGGAGTAGAACTCAACGTCAATTGGTATCTCACCGCGCTTCTCCCAGCGCTCGATTATCTCCGGAGCGGCCTTTCCGTCGATGACGAGCACGGCCAGCTCGATGTCATCAGCGTTGTTCTCGATGAAGTGAACTATTTCGTCCTTCACCTTCTCCTGGACCCTCTTCGGCACTCCGCTCATAAAGCCGAAACCGGGCATGTCCACGACGGTCTTTCCGCGCCAGTTCACCTCCACCGGCCTTCTCGTCACCCCTGGCCTCTTGCCACGCTTCACCCACTTCCCGGTCAGGCGAAAGATGAGAGTGCTCTTTCCAACGTTCGAACGTCCCACGAATATTATCATTCCCTCACCCCACAGATAAACCCCATTAGGGCCTTATAAGGGTTGGCGGAAAGGTTAAGTATTCCCCCGACCAAATAGCCCCGGTGGTGTTTTATGCCCGAGGTCGGTGAAACCAAGGCGAACCAGCTCATCAACAAGTTCGTCATATCCCTCACGGAGGGAAAGATACTCGGCTACGTTACCGACATAAACGTCGAGGTTGAAGGGGATCAGTTCTACTTCATACTCAAGATGAGGGAAATCGAGAACCTCGGAAAGGGCCAGAGCATGTTCTCCAGCGAGAGAAAGCTCAAGATAAGGCCCAGCGACATAGTGAACGTCGGTCCCGACGTCATAATCCTCGGGAACGGCAAGGTTCCACCCCTGCGGGAAATAGAGCGGCTGAACCAGATAGCCGAGGAGTACAACGCCCTCGTTAGGGAGCTTGAGGCGAAGGAGAGGCTCATAGAGAAGCTCAAGGAAGAGAACTACGCGCTGACCAAGCAGCTCGACGAACTCCAGCGCGAGCTGAGGAAGCTCCAGGTTATGAAGGAGGACTTCGAGCACCTGAAGGAGCAGCTCGTAAGGCAGGAGGGGCAGTTGGAGATGGCCAAGGAGTACATAAGGCTCCTCGAGGGGCTGAGGCACGACATAGACAAGATAAAGGACGACGTGGACAGGCTGCTCCAGACCCAGCTGGAGGAGGTCGTCAGGGGAATAATCAACGAAGAACTGAACGCCAGAGGGTTGAAGAAAACGAGCTTCCTTTAACCGAAGAGCTGGGGACCGAAGGCGTGGAGGAGTATCTCGAGGGCCACAAGTATGAGCGTCACCGCGATGACGCCCCTCGGGCTTATCTTTATCGCCCTGGTGTCCTCGTCGAAGAACCTCATCAGTCCCGCGCCGGTCGGGGGAAGGGTGGTCTTTTCCCTGGCCATTTCTCTCACCTCTTCAGGGAATAAGGCTCGTCCAACATATAAAAAAGTTGTGGAAGAAACGTTTTTAAAGACCAAGCCACAGCGCTCACTGGATAAGGGGTTTACCCAATGAATCCCGCTAATGACAGAGGAGGTGGGAGGAAATGGCGACCTTTAAGCTCGTTATATCCAACCCCAAGAACGGGATAGCCAAGCAGGTTGAGATAAGCGGTGAGCAGGCCGAGAAGCTCATAGGAAAGCGCATAGGGGAGGAGATCCCCGCGAGCGAGCTCGGACTCAACCTCACCGAGATATTCGGCGAGGAGATTCCGGGCGACGTCAAGCTAAAGATAACCGGTGGTACCGACAAGGACGGCTTCCCCATGAGGCCCGACGTCCACGGCCCGAGGAGGGTCAAGATACTCGTCTCCAAGGGGCCGGGCTTCAGGCCGAAGGAGAAGGGCGAGAGGAGGAAGAAGACCGTCAGGGGCAACACCATCAGCCCCGAGATCGTCCAGGTCAATATGAAGCTCGTCTTCTGAGCTTCCTCCTTTCCCCAAACTTATAGCTTTTCTTAGCAGGTCTTCTCAATCTCGAGGTAACCTTAATAAACGTCCCCGCGCTCTAAATTTAGGGGTGAGAGAAGATGGCTGAGAAGAAGGAGTTTAGGCAGGCGGAAGTCAATATCGGAATGGTTGGTCACGTTGATCACGGTAAAACCACCCTAACCAAGGCCCTAACCGGAATCTGGACCGACACCCACAGCGAGGAGCTGAGGAGAGGAATCACCATCAAGATAGGCTTCGCCGATGCCGAGATAAGGAAGTGCCCCCACTGCGGGAGGTACTCAAGCTCACCGGTGTGCCCGTACTGCGGCCACGAGACCGAGTTCGAGAGGCGCGTTTCTTTCATAGACGCCCCTGGACACGAGGCGCTGATGACCACCATGCTCGCAGGGGCTTCCCTCATGGACGGTGCCGTTCTCGTCATCGCGGCGAACGAGGGGATAATGCCCCAGACCAGGGAACACCTGATGGCCCTCCAGATAGTCGGCAACAGGAACATCGTCATAGCCCTCAACAAGATAGAGCTCGTGGACAGGGAAAAGGTTATCCAGCGCTACCACGAGATAAGGGAGTTCGTCAAGGGGACCGTTGCTGAGAATGCCCCGATAATCCCGATTTCCGCTCTGCACGGTGCGAACGTTGATGTCCTGCTTGCCGCCATAGAGGAGTTCATACCCACACCGGAGCGCGACCCCAACAAGCCGCCCAAGATGCTCGTCCTCAGGAGCTTCGACGTGAACAAGCCCGGAACCAAGCCGGAGAAGCTCGTCGGCGGCGTCATAGGCGGCTCGATAATCCAGGGCAAGCTCAGGGTGGGCGACGAGATCGAGATCCGCCCGGGCGTTCCTTACGAGGACCACGGCAGGATAAGGTACGAGCCGATAACGACCGAGATAACTTCCCTCCAGGCCGGCGGAAGGTTCGTGGAAGAGGCCTATCCTGGTGGACTCGTTGGAGTGGGAACCAAGCTCGACCCGTATCTCACCAAGGGCGACCTGATGGCAGGAAACGTCGTCGGAAAGCCTGGCCAGCTCCCGCCGGTGTGGGAGGATCTCAGGCTTGAGGTGCGCCTCCTCGAGCGCGTCGTCGGAACCGAGGAGGAGCTTAAGGTCGAGCCGATAAAAAGGAGGGAAGTGCTTCTCCTCAACGTTGGAACAGCCAGGACAATGGGCCTCGTTACCGGCCTTGGAAAGGACGAGATAGAGCTGAAGCTCCAGATACCCATCTGCGCTGAGGTGGGGGATAGGGTCGCCATCAGCAGGCAGGTCGGCAGCAGGTGGCGCCTCATCGGCTACGGCTTCATAAGGGAGTAAGCTCTTCTTACCCCTTTAATTTCGGTGAGATCGATGGCCGAGAGGCGGGAGTGGCTGGTAATCCCGGACACGAACTTTCTTCTTGTTCCAGGACAGTTTGGCGTAGACATAATATCCGAGCTGAACAGGGTTCTCGATGTGAGGTTTAAAATCGCGGTTCCAAACGTTGTCCTGCAGGAACTGGAGGTTATAGGGCGGAAGTCCCGGGGAAAGGACCTCCTCGCGGTTAGAATGGCCAAGAAGCTCGCTGAGAGGTTCGATACAGTTGAGATAGGTGAATTCGGGAGGAAGCCGATAGACGACCAGATTTACGAGTTCGCCGTCGAAAACGAGCGCGTTATAGTGTGCACCAACGATAAGGGATTAAAGAGAAGGCTGAGGGAAAAGGGCGTTCCGGTCGTTTATCTCCGCTCGAAGAAGATTCTAGAGCTTGAGGGAATGTTGGAGTGAGGCAAACAACGCAAAACTACCCAACAGAAAGTCCGCTTTTTCACCGGATCCCGTTCAAAATCCTTAAAACCCCCTCTTCTCCACCCGGTGGGGTGGTAAGAATGTACACGGAGGAAGAACTGCTGGGCGAGATTAAGGAACTTCTCGCCGACGAAGAGCTGTACGAGATGTACGAGAGGGCCTTTAGAGAGTACCACTACTACTTCGAGACCACCAACTACATCGTCCTAAACGTCTACGGCTTCAACGACCACGGGCCAATACACGTCCTCCTCACGACCAGGCGAGCGCTTGAGCTGCTCAACATCATCAGGAAGTTTGGGATCCATACTACGGCGGAGAAGCTCGGAAAGCCCTTCCGCTGGAGCAAGTTCATCGTCGCTTTCGGCGCGCTGTTCCACGACATTGGCAACATGATCCACAGGATAAACCACTACGAGTTCAGCGTTTTCCTGGCCGAACCGATAATAGAGAAGCTCGTGGGAGAGCTCAAAACCGATGACCCGCTCCTGCTGAAGGCCATGACCCTGAACGCCATTTACACCCACGACGAGCACGTACCCTGCACCACCATCGAGGGCTCCCTCGTCACGATAGCGGACGGCTGCGACATGGAAGCCGGGAGGAGCAGGCTGGTGCACAAGAAGGACAAGGTAGACATACACGCCGTCTCGGCCCTGGCCATAGAGAGGGTTGAGATAAAGGAAGGGAACGAGGAGCAGCCAATACTCATCGAGATATCGATGAAGCACCCCGCAGGGATATTCCAGGTGGACGAGATACTGACAAAGAAGGTGAAGAGCTCCCTCCTAAGCGGAAGGGTGAAGCTCAGGATACGCACGGGGACGGAGGTAATGGAGAAGGTTATTTAACCCTCCACCGTTTCTTTTCCCATGCTGTGCGAGGCCTACCTCGACCTCAGGTACCTCCTCAACAGGGGCTACCGGAAGGGTTATGCCCTCGAATTTGTGGCCAACCACTACCGGCTCTCGCGGGAGGAACGGCACCTCCTGGCTAGGTGCGTTTTCTCAGATGAATGGATAGCCGAGGTTCGGGGAAAACTCCTCAAACCAGAGGAACTTAGAGACAGGGTTTTAGCGATTGACGGATTCAACGTCCTAATAACCCTTGAGTCCATTCTCGAGGGGAAAGCGGTTCTCTGCGAGGACGGGCTCGTGAGGGACCTTAAGTACCAGGGGAAGTACCGGCTGAACGAGGGGACTGAAAGGGTCATCGAGGACGTAGCTGAGAGTCTTGCCAGACTGGGGGTGAGTAAAGCCATCTTCTTCTACGGCTCGGCGGTTCCGAGGAGTGGAGTTGTCAGGAAGCTCACCGAGAAGATTCTGGAGCTGGAGGGAGTCCCCGGAGAGGTCCGCCTCGTCAGAAGCCCAGACTTCGAGCTGAAGAAGTTCGAGACGGTTGCCACAGCCGACGTGGGAATAATTTCAAGGGTCCCAGCTGTTTTTGACCTGGCGGCGTACGCCGGACGGCCGCCCCGCGGAGGCGTAAAACCCCTGGTTAAACTTCTCAGGAAAGCTCAACAATCCCGTATTGAAAAGACGAGTGTTTAGTACGGTCA
This Thermococcus cleftensis DNA region includes the following protein-coding sequences:
- a CDS encoding geranylgeranylglycerol-phosphate geranylgeranyltransferase gives rise to the protein MELKAFIEITRPHNCVLAGIVGLLGSIVAVGHFPDTLTASLVFLVVTLGCAGGNTVNDYFDYEIDKINRPDRPLPRGAMGRKVALYYSLSLFAVGLLLAYLINLQAFILAVVAYAAMFLYAWKLKPLPLVGNLVVAGLTGATPLYGALAVEHIGLAGYLALCAFLVNVAREIIKDIEDVEGDIAKGARTLPIVWGKKKAAYVGALFAVVTVIASFLPVKAGVGLGYYAMVPVDALILYAAFLILRSQDRETAHRAQKTLKVSIFLAVMAFLIAALV
- a CDS encoding Clp1/GlmU family protein, whose protein sequence is MNKAAYTTDVPEDRLTLLDGLSSRTGPVKVMLIGGTDSGKTTLLTFLANGLIERGLRVAVVDSDVGQKGILPPATVSLAFPDGPFSSPSELSGEAHYFIGTTSPGQYIGEMAVAVKRLSDIAAERADVVLIDTTGFVTGPGFDMKRLKAELVRPDVIVFLEREGELNDLKNALAPYGETVTLKVSSKAREHSREERREVRREKWKAYFAGSTLVEVDLTEITPGGTELFRGRPLIPEETELISAIFRWLVLAGWKGERYTVVKAESEGHSRQYSRAVLKAVDFDRLSNLLVGFIDGNGLCLGVGLLKWINFSEMRAHVLTPLPVEAVEKAVELRFGRVRVLETGEELGLLSRDEL
- a CDS encoding Lrp/AsnC family transcriptional regulator → MEEKPTLTPRQIKLLRKFYEEGRTIEVHTVEKTQDELAEELGITRQALSNHLKVLKELGYIRTGRGFIDLTDKALDLLGEKKGDVFVFVRIEPTKRRQVYEAIKRLKIKKIYRVTGDIDLIVEADKTRLDEILEEISALDGVKETITHIVLEVL
- the engB gene encoding GTP-binding protein EngB produces the protein MIIFVGRSNVGKSTLIFRLTGKWVKRGKRPGVTRRPVEVNWRGKTVVDMPGFGFMSGVPKRVQEKVKDEIVHFIENNADDIELAVLVIDGKAAPEIIERWEKRGEIPIDVEFYSFLRELGIPTIVAVNKMDKIKNLNATINFLAEKFGVPYGEIPETFVPISAKFGKNLTELRLLMEKKLREGKKPRESSENLEDDVGDGLLDSVER
- a CDS encoding preprotein translocase subunit Sec61beta; the encoded protein is MAREKTTLPPTGAGLMRFFDEDTRAIKISPRGVIAVTLILVALEILLHAFGPQLFG
- a CDS encoding 30S ribosomal protein S6e; amino-acid sequence: MATFKLVISNPKNGIAKQVEISGEQAEKLIGKRIGEEIPASELGLNLTEIFGEEIPGDVKLKITGGTDKDGFPMRPDVHGPRRVKILVSKGPGFRPKEKGERRKKTVRGNTISPEIVQVNMKLVF
- the eif2g gene encoding translation initiation factor IF-2 subunit gamma: MAEKKEFRQAEVNIGMVGHVDHGKTTLTKALTGIWTDTHSEELRRGITIKIGFADAEIRKCPHCGRYSSSPVCPYCGHETEFERRVSFIDAPGHEALMTTMLAGASLMDGAVLVIAANEGIMPQTREHLMALQIVGNRNIVIALNKIELVDREKVIQRYHEIREFVKGTVAENAPIIPISALHGANVDVLLAAIEEFIPTPERDPNKPPKMLVLRSFDVNKPGTKPEKLVGGVIGGSIIQGKLRVGDEIEIRPGVPYEDHGRIRYEPITTEITSLQAGGRFVEEAYPGGLVGVGTKLDPYLTKGDLMAGNVVGKPGQLPPVWEDLRLEVRLLERVVGTEEELKVEPIKRREVLLLNVGTARTMGLVTGLGKDEIELKLQIPICAEVGDRVAISRQVGSRWRLIGYGFIRE
- a CDS encoding PIN domain-containing protein, whose protein sequence is MAERREWLVIPDTNFLLVPGQFGVDIISELNRVLDVRFKIAVPNVVLQELEVIGRKSRGKDLLAVRMAKKLAERFDTVEIGEFGRKPIDDQIYEFAVENERVIVCTNDKGLKRRLREKGVPVVYLRSKKILELEGMLE
- a CDS encoding metal-dependent phosphohydrolase, whose amino-acid sequence is MYTEEELLGEIKELLADEELYEMYERAFREYHYYFETTNYIVLNVYGFNDHGPIHVLLTTRRALELLNIIRKFGIHTTAEKLGKPFRWSKFIVAFGALFHDIGNMIHRINHYEFSVFLAEPIIEKLVGELKTDDPLLLKAMTLNAIYTHDEHVPCTTIEGSLVTIADGCDMEAGRSRLVHKKDKVDIHAVSALAIERVEIKEGNEEQPILIEISMKHPAGIFQVDEILTKKVKSSLLSGRVKLRIRTGTEVMEKVI
- a CDS encoding DUF434 domain-containing protein → MLCEAYLDLRYLLNRGYRKGYALEFVANHYRLSREERHLLARCVFSDEWIAEVRGKLLKPEELRDRVLAIDGFNVLITLESILEGKAVLCEDGLVRDLKYQGKYRLNEGTERVIEDVAESLARLGVSKAIFFYGSAVPRSGVVRKLTEKILELEGVPGEVRLVRSPDFELKKFETVATADVGIISRVPAVFDLAAYAGRPPRGGVKPLVKLLRKAQQSRIEKTSV